The following are encoded in a window of bacterium SCSIO 12643 genomic DNA:
- a CDS encoding histidine kinase — protein sequence MRINLLTNIRLYDSKKFALIIFMLLGFNGYSQDIPPSVYYFNYSVSDGLPSAETYDVYHDSKGYIWVGTDKGIAQYDGHRFNVYTTNDGLTDNTVLQFHQDVKDRLWMITYNRKLCYLEDGDFLPYEYNDTIVKYLSEYYLGNTITNFTIDSKNNVHLDLTNFISLDIDSNGTARIFESSYKPEIQTIFENISSIPSILEQSNYILNLNYFKRKFTVKNHRGELINIYKRTKHTIVSGSDGVHFYDPISFQIKKSILSQYSITGISSDFESGYWFSTLNSGIIYVPNLNITFYSTKNEGMSSNIHYVIPQNQNIIFGFTDMSQYEIDQKSRNLKRVSKELNVSKVPNKIHKIGIKFEYATRLPPLKPTSRAILKLQPNLILYAPHNSGLSFWNIEKSQEEKEKHIDSPKINKIFKDYKNNIWTGTKSGLYKLDTIKNVLELQTNHSLLQNIAVQDITETSDSVIIIATRVNGLLLKYQSSIISYRTNNGLLSNTINQIIFDSTHQILWVATNKGVNGLKWKNKSFTKSYKLSTNSGINSPDIRHIWIQSDTLFLASNSGVSFIKYDDLDKNNSPPKIYIKNILINNIPTDQFVNPILSPHQNNLNFQFQGISYHSFNSIQYKYKLAGLDSNWQTSKNPDLHYLAIPPGKYTLRIKAINVDGIESESIQIPFTILTPFWKTWWFTFLTICFVVTVTVIIVRRQFVKHKAKAKLQIDLQKFKAMNLQSKMNPHFIFNSLNSIQHFIMANNTEKANDYLLDFSALIRQVLKNSDSPEITLINEIDTIQLYIDLELKRLNGSFDFKIEIGPDIDENKCLIPALLIQPYVENAIWHGKLHQTTNGMVIIRIKKQEETLYFEIEDNGVGYYKTTLKKTSKSYGTGVTKERIKLITSLNTKLSEVTILKAQNLECTKPYEGTLIKFNLPYKLAT from the coding sequence TTGCGTATCAACCTTTTAACTAATATTCGATTATATGATAGCAAAAAATTTGCTTTAATCATCTTTATGCTATTGGGTTTTAATGGGTATTCGCAAGATATCCCCCCTTCCGTTTACTATTTCAATTATTCTGTAAGTGATGGTTTACCCAGTGCAGAAACATACGATGTATATCACGATTCAAAGGGATATATCTGGGTTGGTACAGATAAAGGTATTGCGCAATACGATGGTCATCGGTTTAATGTTTACACTACAAATGACGGTTTAACAGATAATACGGTTTTACAATTTCATCAGGATGTTAAAGACCGCCTATGGATGATTACCTATAATCGCAAACTTTGCTACCTGGAAGATGGAGATTTTTTACCGTACGAATACAATGACACAATTGTTAAATACCTGTCTGAATACTACTTAGGCAATACCATTACAAATTTCACTATTGACTCTAAAAACAATGTGCATCTCGATCTGACCAACTTCATTAGCCTGGATATTGACTCCAATGGAACTGCCCGCATTTTTGAGTCTAGTTACAAACCGGAAATACAGACTATTTTCGAGAACATTTCATCTATCCCCTCGATTTTAGAACAATCAAACTATATTCTAAACTTGAATTATTTCAAACGCAAATTCACAGTAAAGAATCATCGAGGAGAACTCATAAACATTTATAAAAGAACAAAACACACCATAGTTTCTGGAAGTGATGGCGTACACTTTTATGACCCCATATCCTTCCAAATCAAAAAGTCTATCTTAAGTCAATATTCAATTACCGGAATCTCTTCCGATTTTGAATCCGGATATTGGTTCTCCACGCTAAACTCCGGTATCATTTACGTGCCTAATCTTAATATCACCTTTTACTCCACTAAAAATGAAGGGATGAGTTCTAACATCCATTATGTCATTCCTCAAAACCAAAACATCATTTTCGGATTTACAGATATGAGTCAATATGAAATAGATCAAAAATCTCGAAATCTTAAACGCGTATCTAAAGAACTAAACGTTTCTAAAGTTCCAAATAAAATCCATAAAATTGGGATAAAATTTGAATATGCGACTAGACTCCCTCCTCTTAAACCTACCAGTAGAGCTATCTTAAAACTTCAACCCAATTTAATTTTATACGCACCACACAATTCTGGGTTAAGCTTCTGGAATATTGAAAAATCTCAGGAAGAAAAAGAAAAACATATAGACTCACCAAAAATCAATAAAATATTCAAGGACTATAAGAATAACATTTGGACAGGAACCAAGTCTGGCTTGTACAAACTTGATACCATTAAAAATGTTTTAGAACTACAAACCAACCACTCTTTACTGCAAAATATAGCTGTACAGGATATCACGGAGACATCCGATTCTGTTATTATTATTGCAACTCGCGTAAATGGACTATTACTCAAATACCAAAGCTCAATAATCTCATATAGAACTAATAATGGATTATTAAGCAATACGATTAATCAGATAATTTTTGACTCAACGCATCAAATTCTTTGGGTTGCCACAAACAAAGGTGTCAACGGTTTAAAATGGAAAAACAAATCGTTTACCAAAAGCTACAAACTTTCCACAAATAGCGGGATCAACTCTCCAGATATTCGCCATATTTGGATACAATCTGACACATTGTTTTTAGCTTCAAATTCTGGGGTTTCTTTTATAAAATATGATGATTTAGACAAAAACAATTCTCCTCCCAAAATCTATATCAAGAATATTTTAATCAACAATATTCCAACAGATCAATTTGTTAACCCAATTCTCTCACCCCATCAAAACAATTTAAACTTCCAATTTCAAGGAATCTCCTATCATTCGTTTAATAGTATCCAATACAAATACAAACTAGCCGGTTTGGATTCAAACTGGCAAACTTCAAAAAATCCTGATCTTCATTATTTAGCCATCCCTCCAGGAAAATACACATTAAGAATAAAAGCCATTAACGTAGATGGCATAGAAAGCGAATCTATTCAAATCCCATTTACCATTCTAACTCCTTTTTGGAAAACCTGGTGGTTTACTTTTCTTACTATATGTTTTGTTGTCACGGTTACAGTAATCATAGTAAGGCGTCAATTTGTTAAACACAAAGCAAAAGCCAAACTTCAAATTGACCTACAAAAGTTTAAAGCCATGAATTTACAATCCAAAATGAACCCTCATTTCATTTTTAATTCTTTAAATTCCATTCAGCATTTTATTATGGCTAACAATACTGAAAAAGCTAATGACTATCTTTTAGATTTTTCTGCACTAATCCGGCAAGTACTTAAAAACTCCGATTCTCCTGAAATTACTCTGATTAATGAAATAGACACGATTCAACTCTACATAGATTTAGAGCTTAAAAGACTAAATGGGTCCTTTGATTTTAAAATTGAAATTGGCCCGGATATTGATGAAAATAAATGCCTCATTCCTGCTCTATTGATTCAACCATATGTGGAAAATGCTATATGGCATGGAAAATTACATCAAACTACAAATGGGATGGTGATTATAAGAATAAAAAAACAAGAAGAGACATTGTATTTTGAAATTGAAGATAACGGTGTAGGCTACTATAAAACAACACTAAAAAAGACATCCAAATCTTATGGAACCGGGGTAACTAAAGAAAGAATTAAATTAATTACTTCTTTAAATACTAAATTATCTGAAGTTACGATATTAAAAGCACAGAACCTAGAATGTACTAAGCCATATGAAGGCACTTTAATAAAATTTAATTTACCGTATAAACTAGCTACTTAA
- a CDS encoding response regulator transcription factor → MGHTHTAVIIDDELHAANNLELILNKYCPQVSVIGKAHTLSDGYRLISRNEPQIVFLDISLSADETGFDLIDLLPQKNFHVIFVTAHDNFGMEALKRHAFDYILKPIDYRELVKCIHDLTKVTQKAKSNKPKLIPIPSLDGTHLIHPSDILFCQADGSYTKFYLEGNKSLILSKSIKHAEQLLVSNEFLRIHRSYIINTSKVNKLHTHDGKYVEIQSHIIPISKSNLEKLSQLYL, encoded by the coding sequence ATGGGTCACACACATACTGCTGTTATAATTGATGACGAATTACATGCCGCGAATAACCTGGAGCTTATTCTAAACAAATATTGCCCGCAAGTTTCCGTAATAGGAAAGGCGCATACGCTTAGCGATGGTTATCGACTTATTTCCAGAAATGAGCCACAAATTGTTTTTTTAGACATCTCGTTATCAGCAGATGAAACCGGGTTTGATCTCATTGATTTACTTCCTCAAAAAAATTTCCATGTCATATTTGTTACTGCACATGATAACTTTGGAATGGAAGCATTAAAAAGGCATGCTTTTGATTACATTCTCAAACCTATTGATTATCGTGAATTGGTTAAATGCATCCATGACTTAACGAAAGTGACGCAAAAAGCCAAATCCAACAAACCTAAACTCATCCCTATTCCCTCTTTAGACGGAACTCACCTTATTCATCCTTCAGATATTTTATTTTGCCAGGCCGATGGTAGTTATACTAAGTTTTATTTAGAGGGTAATAAATCGTTAATTCTATCTAAGTCTATAAAACACGCGGAACAACTTCTGGTTTCCAATGAATTTCTACGTATTCATAGATCATATATCATCAATACGTCAAAGGTTAATAAACTGCATACCCATGATGGGAAATATGTTGAAATTCAATCTCATATTATTCCTATTTCCAAATCCAACCTGGAAAAACTCTCTCAATTGTACTTATAA
- a CDS encoding T9SS type A sorting domain-containing protein has protein sequence MKTKNLISAFIGAFILLSQVSFGQISNGTFSNGNTDFTSEYLQQSSPFQGEYDIVTTSYGISGWNVFSGNGKFMIIDGYNDEDAPKIVWEMSNTFTATTSNYTFNYDIITRIFSGQPMDIDLTIELVNNSTNAVEYSVNKDEGQLNIWTSRNTNLPCTIGNIYRIRIVQRNTNEQFNDFALDNISMCEGLNNPSFTINDENDNPLNICNSHDIRLNITKDPNATNYFVSILDLTTQTEHMRWLTSNEMTQSGLANFNLTQMAANSAYSSINPLTSSPNMPLIIGRCYSVKVVAQNECSSWVSTIREFCLGEECNVHSRISMEDLCNPIRLYAAGASSGTSYFWSFGDGTSSTLQNPVHQYAQSGTYTITLLVHKNTLCGTCCDATSMEVNINCGEFNGETLTWAAGGKEFKTVPTGAINTEEGETDDFKVYPNPANEQTQISFLLDQKETVSLMIYNSTGKLISTIVNQSVLAEGPAKFDINTSTLPAGMYHVILTTETQRQTRSFTITK, from the coding sequence ATGAAAACTAAAAACTTAATCTCGGCTTTTATTGGAGCCTTTATTTTACTATCTCAAGTTTCTTTTGGACAAATATCCAATGGAACCTTTTCAAATGGAAACACCGACTTTACAAGTGAATACTTGCAGCAATCATCTCCTTTTCAAGGTGAATATGATATTGTTACAACCAGCTATGGAATCAGTGGATGGAATGTATTTTCAGGTAATGGGAAATTCATGATAATTGATGGATATAATGATGAAGATGCGCCCAAAATAGTTTGGGAAATGTCCAACACATTTACGGCAACGACAAGTAATTATACGTTTAATTATGATATAATTACAAGAATATTCAGTGGACAACCAATGGATATAGATTTAACCATAGAACTTGTCAACAATTCTACAAACGCTGTTGAATATAGTGTCAATAAGGATGAAGGTCAACTTAATATCTGGACATCAAGAAACACTAACCTCCCATGTACCATAGGAAACATTTACAGAATAAGAATTGTCCAACGAAACACTAATGAACAATTCAATGATTTTGCCTTAGACAATATTTCAATGTGTGAAGGCTTAAATAACCCTTCATTTACTATAAACGATGAAAATGACAATCCATTAAACATCTGTAATTCACATGATATCAGACTTAATATCACTAAAGACCCTAATGCAACTAATTACTTCGTATCAATTTTAGACCTAACAACGCAAACAGAACATATGAGATGGTTAACCAGCAATGAAATGACCCAATCTGGATTAGCCAACTTCAATCTGACACAAATGGCAGCCAATTCTGCCTATTCATCAATAAATCCTCTCACTTCTTCTCCAAACATGCCATTAATCATTGGACGATGTTATTCGGTAAAAGTTGTTGCTCAGAATGAATGTTCTTCATGGGTCTCTACGATTCGTGAATTTTGCCTTGGTGAAGAGTGTAATGTCCATTCCAGAATAAGTATGGAAGACTTATGTAATCCGATTCGTTTATATGCGGCTGGAGCATCATCAGGAACTAGTTATTTCTGGAGTTTTGGAGATGGGACATCATCTACATTACAAAACCCAGTACATCAATATGCGCAATCAGGAACCTATACTATTACTCTTCTGGTACATAAAAACACCCTATGCGGTACATGTTGTGACGCAACATCCATGGAAGTTAATATCAATTGTGGCGAATTTAACGGAGAAACATTAACCTGGGCAGCTGGCGGCAAGGAATTCAAAACTGTTCCTACTGGTGCAATTAATACCGAAGAAGGAGAAACTGATGACTTCAAAGTTTACCCTAACCCAGCGAACGAACAAACACAAATTTCTTTTCTTTTAGATCAAAAAGAAACAGTTAGCTTGATGATTTATAATAGTACCGGCAAACTTATTTCAACGATTGTAAATCAATCTGTACTTGCAGAAGGTCCTGCAAAATTCGATATCAACACAAGTACTCTACCGGCAGGAATGTATCACGTAATTCTTACTACGGAAACACAGCGCCAAACCAGATCTTTTACGATAACCAAATAA
- a CDS encoding helix-turn-helix transcriptional regulator, whose amino-acid sequence MDYNSIKLRIKQLLKARSITSKQMAEDIGYTPQGYRGWFLNKTLRVQTIFDIAEYLSVDPRLILFGENSPSVHSASEDRDRYAPQYIEDRISELEEKVQQLESRIAPE is encoded by the coding sequence ATGGATTACAACAGCATTAAACTCCGCATCAAACAACTTCTAAAAGCACGATCCATTACATCTAAACAAATGGCTGAAGATATAGGTTATACACCTCAAGGCTATCGCGGTTGGTTCTTAAATAAAACACTTCGCGTTCAAACTATTTTTGACATTGCAGAGTATCTAAGTGTAGATCCGCGCCTGATCCTTTTTGGAGAGAATTCACCATCCGTTCATTCCGCAAGTGAAGACAGAGATCGTTATGCGCCACAATACATTGAGGATCGTATCTCTGAGCTTGAGGAAAAAGTGCAACAATTAGAATCGCGCATTGCACCAGAATAA
- a CDS encoding helix-turn-helix transcriptional regulator, with protein MDYLKIKDRITQILKIKGLTTKQMASDLGFTPQGYRLWFVEGTLRVRTVIDISQYLDIDPADLLFPPFEDSIPVFYEARPSYKNSYVEDRISTLERRVQLLEKSIE; from the coding sequence ATGGATTATCTCAAGATAAAAGATCGAATCACACAAATTCTTAAAATAAAAGGACTTACAACAAAACAGATGGCCTCTGATTTAGGGTTTACTCCTCAGGGTTATCGGTTATGGTTTGTAGAAGGCACTCTTAGAGTTAGAACAGTGATAGATATCTCTCAGTATTTAGACATTGATCCTGCTGACTTATTATTTCCTCCTTTTGAAGATTCTATCCCAGTATTTTATGAGGCGAGACCGTCTTATAAAAACTCTTATGTAGAAGATAGAATTTCAACTCTGGAACGAAGAGTTCAATTACTAGAAAAATCAATTGAATAG
- a CDS encoding response regulator transcription factor: MKSKINIAIVDDEILIVQLLAEYFSRQMDINVCLTAYGGNEFMKKLNEVDIIPDVVLLDLRMKDEEGVKIGGELKEKYPDIKVIIISSYYQKSFIGYMVRNGIDAFLPKGLNPDDLKEIIKTVMTKGHYFTKEHVEVMRHQIAGNAPKPKFDSNVLSEREKEVLLAICRQSTAQEIADQLFITRRTVEGHKNSLMAKTGARNSAGLVIYAIQYEIFNPNELMFFC, translated from the coding sequence ATGAAAAGTAAAATCAATATTGCCATTGTAGATGACGAAATCCTCATCGTTCAGCTACTGGCCGAATATTTCAGTCGACAAATGGACATTAATGTTTGCCTGACTGCATATGGAGGAAATGAATTCATGAAGAAACTCAATGAGGTAGACATTATACCTGATGTTGTTCTTCTGGATTTGAGAATGAAGGATGAAGAAGGCGTTAAAATAGGCGGAGAGCTCAAAGAAAAATATCCGGATATTAAAGTCATCATTATTTCATCCTACTACCAAAAATCTTTTATTGGTTATATGGTTCGAAATGGCATTGATGCTTTTCTACCAAAGGGTTTAAACCCAGATGATTTAAAAGAAATCATTAAAACGGTAATGACTAAAGGCCACTATTTTACAAAAGAACATGTTGAGGTGATGCGTCATCAAATTGCTGGAAACGCACCAAAACCCAAGTTTGACAGCAACGTACTCTCTGAACGTGAAAAAGAAGTTTTACTTGCCATTTGTAGACAGTCTACTGCTCAGGAAATTGCTGATCAGTTATTTATCACACGTAGAACTGTTGAAGGACACAAAAACAGTTTAATGGCCAAGACGGGTGCGCGTAACAGTGCAGGATTAGTTATTTACGCCATTCAATACGAAATATTCAACCCAAATGAGTTGATGTTTTTCTGTTAA
- a CDS encoding DUF2130 domain-containing protein gives MKNENQVKCPNCGTSIDVQDILAHQLEEEIKQKFQSQLAAERKKYETQFKELNKAKEDFQKAKKQANDMFQERLEKQLKEERKSIENKLKTKLQDEQSEQFQALQKELNEKSEKIKDLNRSKAEIEKLKREKGELKESLEAEAQKKLSEALIAEKEKIRKSEEERNELRFKEMQKQLEDQKRLTEEMKRKQEQGSMQLQGEVQELAIEEWLMSKFPLDTVVEIKKGARGGDCLQTINTRSVQNCGTIYYESKRTKDFQPSWIEKFKADIREKGANIGVLVTKVMPSDMERMGMKDGIWICNYEEFKGLCAVLRESIIQINAAISSQENKGDKMVMLYDFLTSNTFKMQIEAIVEGFTQMKSDLESEKRSMQRIWKQRDKQIEKVITNTIDMYGSIKGIAGNAIQTVKSLELPGAEEEEF, from the coding sequence ATGAAAAATGAAAACCAAGTCAAATGTCCTAATTGTGGAACTTCAATAGATGTACAGGATATTCTGGCACATCAGTTAGAGGAGGAGATTAAACAGAAATTTCAATCTCAGTTGGCCGCAGAAAGAAAGAAGTACGAAACCCAATTTAAAGAGCTTAATAAGGCCAAAGAAGATTTTCAAAAAGCAAAGAAGCAAGCCAATGATATGTTTCAGGAGCGTTTGGAAAAACAACTGAAAGAAGAACGTAAATCTATTGAGAACAAGCTAAAGACAAAACTTCAGGATGAACAATCTGAACAGTTTCAGGCGTTGCAAAAAGAACTGAATGAAAAATCTGAAAAGATTAAAGATTTAAACAGATCAAAAGCGGAAATTGAGAAGCTTAAGCGTGAAAAGGGGGAACTCAAGGAATCTCTTGAAGCGGAAGCACAGAAGAAACTAAGTGAAGCACTGATTGCCGAGAAGGAGAAAATCAGGAAGTCGGAAGAAGAGCGAAATGAACTACGGTTCAAGGAAATGCAAAAACAGTTAGAAGATCAGAAGCGACTTACTGAAGAAATGAAGCGTAAACAGGAACAGGGTTCTATGCAACTGCAAGGAGAGGTTCAGGAATTGGCAATCGAAGAATGGTTGATGAGTAAATTCCCGTTGGATACTGTTGTTGAAATTAAGAAAGGAGCTAGAGGGGGAGATTGTTTGCAAACCATCAATACCAGATCGGTTCAAAATTGTGGAACCATCTATTATGAAAGTAAACGAACGAAAGATTTTCAACCTTCCTGGATAGAAAAGTTTAAAGCGGATATTAGAGAAAAGGGAGCTAACATTGGGGTTTTGGTGACTAAAGTGATGCCTTCTGATATGGAGCGAATGGGAATGAAAGATGGCATTTGGATTTGTAATTATGAAGAGTTTAAAGGGTTGTGTGCGGTTTTAAGAGAGTCTATTATTCAGATCAATGCAGCCATAAGTTCACAGGAGAATAAAGGTGATAAAATGGTGATGCTTTATGATTTCCTGACCAGTAATACCTTCAAAATGCAAATTGAGGCCATAGTAGAAGGTTTTACTCAAATGAAATCAGATCTTGAAAGCGAAAAAAGATCTATGCAAAGAATTTGGAAACAAAGAGATAAGCAGATTGAAAAGGTAATTACCAACACCATTGATATGTATGGTTCAATCAAAGGAATTGCGGGTAATGCTATTCAAACTGTTAAATCATTAGAGTTACCGGGAGCAGAAGAGGAGGAGTTTTAA
- a CDS encoding thioredoxin family protein: protein MKYINNIFSQASKLYTYDAYRNLVKSLYEEGKVTGPIQSEVLLDTTKMNLHRFNRLENKYQVSEDFKAVLNQIKGNWTWYLITEGWCGDASQTVPVIAKMAEVSDRIDLKVLLRDDNPEIMDKYLTNGGKAIPILVAINEETGEELKHWGPRPKMIQKMVDDYKATHPDFDKHDFAKKLHVWYTKDKGMAVEEDIIDVLNSGMVKSKEEFETMKESA from the coding sequence ATGAAATACATAAACAATATATTTAGTCAGGCCAGTAAACTTTATACCTACGATGCGTATAGGAACCTTGTGAAGTCTCTTTATGAGGAGGGAAAAGTAACAGGACCAATACAGTCAGAAGTATTATTGGATACCACAAAAATGAATCTTCACAGATTTAACAGATTAGAAAATAAGTATCAGGTAAGTGAAGATTTTAAAGCTGTATTAAATCAAATAAAGGGAAATTGGACCTGGTACTTAATTACTGAAGGGTGGTGTGGAGATGCATCTCAAACTGTACCTGTAATTGCAAAAATGGCTGAAGTTTCAGATCGAATTGATTTAAAAGTGTTGTTGAGAGATGATAATCCGGAAATCATGGATAAGTATTTAACCAATGGCGGAAAAGCGATACCTATTTTGGTGGCTATAAATGAGGAGACAGGTGAGGAGTTAAAGCATTGGGGCCCTCGTCCTAAAATGATTCAAAAAATGGTGGATGATTACAAAGCCACTCATCCGGATTTTGACAAACATGATTTTGCTAAAAAACTGCATGTATGGTATACCAAAGATAAAGGGATGGCTGTTGAAGAAGATATAATAGATGTGTTAAACTCAGGCATGGTGAAGAGTAAAGAGGAATTTGAAACTATGAAAGAGAGTGCTTAA
- a CDS encoding Crp/Fnr family transcriptional regulator, which yields MDEFIEVIKTYIQLSSEAETEIRKVAVTESLPKGHLIVDEGVTCRKLYFLTKGTVRSYFYQKGKDVTYWIYPENNMFTSWSSYLMKKASSEFIETTDDCETVYISYDNWQNLYNNFPELDRFGRLVMEEQIALINDFYMGYYFLSAKEKYDLVISVFPDITQRANLGHIASMLGISQETLSRIRGK from the coding sequence ATGGATGAATTCATAGAAGTAATCAAGACCTACATTCAATTATCATCGGAAGCTGAGACCGAAATACGTAAAGTTGCTGTAACAGAATCTCTTCCCAAAGGGCACCTTATTGTTGATGAAGGTGTTACATGTAGAAAGCTTTATTTTCTCACAAAAGGAACTGTAAGAAGTTATTTCTATCAGAAAGGAAAAGATGTGACTTATTGGATTTATCCGGAAAACAATATGTTCACTTCCTGGTCCAGCTATTTGATGAAAAAGGCTTCATCTGAATTTATTGAGACCACCGATGATTGTGAAACCGTTTATATATCATACGATAATTGGCAAAACCTATATAATAACTTCCCAGAATTAGATCGATTTGGAAGACTGGTTATGGAAGAACAAATTGCACTGATAAACGATTTTTATATGGGTTATTACTTTCTATCAGCGAAAGAAAAATACGATTTGGTCATTTCCGTGTTCCCGGATATTACGCAAAGAGCCAATTTGGGACACATTGCTTCTATGTTGGGAATCTCTCAAGAAACATTGAGTAGAATTAGAGGGAAATAA